The genomic window GCGCATGATGGACGGCCGCGAGGAGATCATGGAAATGGTGCGCACCAGCCCGCACCAGGACTACATCAAGAACGGCTGCGGCCACCTGCTCGATCCGGTGAACATCGTCGTCGACGGTGACACCGCGATCGCGACCTGCCACTCGCAGCTGCTGCTCCGCAACCAGGACGAGGACTCGTTCCGGGTGTGGCGGGTGACGGCGAACCGGTTCGAGCTGGTCAAGGTCGACGGCGAGTGGAAGATCGCGCGCCGCACGTCGCGCGCGCTCAACGGCAACCCGAAGGCCGTGGAACTGCTCGCCCGCGCCGGCAGCTGATCGCCCGTACACGCCGAAGCGGCCCGCACCTCGTATCGAGGTGCGGGCCGCTTTCCGTCGGACTGTCGTGGAGACCGGCTGTCAGCCTGCGGCCTCGAGCGTGGTCTTGGCCCACCGGTAGTCGGCCTTGCCGCTGGGCGAGCGCACGACGTCGGGCACCACGACGACGGTGCGCGGCACCTTGTAGCCGGCGATCTTGGTGCGGCAGTGTGCGATCACCTCGTCCTCGTCGAGGTCGTCGATGCCGTCGCGGGCCGAGATGACGGCGGAGACCCGCTGTCCGTACGTGGGATCCGGGATGCCGGCGACGAGTGCGTCGAGCACGTCGGGGTGGCTCTTGAGTGCTTCCTCGACCTCCTCGGCGTACACCTTCTCGCCGCCGGTGTTGATGCACGACGAGCCGCGGCCGAGGACGACGATGGTGCCGTCCGCTTCGACGCGGGCGAGGTCGCCGAGCACCGACAGCCGCACCCCGTCGACGACGGGGAAGGTGGCCGCGGTCTTCTCCGGGTCACCGAAGTAGCCGAGCGGCACGTGACCGGCCCGGGCCAGGTAGCCGACGGTGTCGGAGCCGGGCTCGATCGTGGAGAAGTCGGTGTCGACGACGCGGGCCTTCGGGGACGGCGGCATCCGCAGCAGGCCGTCCTCGTCCTTCTTCAGTTCGCCGTCGTTGCCGGACTCCGACGAGCCGAACGCGTCGCGCAGGTACGTG from Prescottella sp. R16 includes these protein-coding regions:
- a CDS encoding nuclear transport factor 2 family protein; translated protein: MTDTAALVQSLLERVQLLEDKLAIQELITAYGPAVDAGQAEKVGALWTEDAVYDVDVRMMDGREEIMEMVRTSPHQDYIKNGCGHLLDPVNIVVDGDTAIATCHSQLLLRNQDEDSFRVWRVTANRFELVKVDGEWKIARRTSRALNGNPKAVELLARAGS